The Vespula vulgaris chromosome 2, iyVesVulg1.1, whole genome shotgun sequence genome has a segment encoding these proteins:
- the LOC127072559 gene encoding chromodomain-helicase-DNA-binding protein 1 isoform X4, giving the protein MRRVDETMQKTVESESGKESGSDSENESKSDSSSSGSNSGSASATDSDSSSSSGSGSGSGSESDKSEQLDAPAQSDSLQSKSSNHSTDAKLRLKNESSREWDENPDIYGIRRSGRSRKEPERLATQRESDSEGRKRYKKKGSHNSWNSESSESESDESENRRPPPSKSLNRRAAQKAKEKARARKKRISESSDNSSFDSDDNRRQVTRRTGTAVSYKEESEEGTDSEDLVEIDETTTTNTEPDNAETVERILGQRRGKKGVTGNVTTIYAVEENGDPNPKDLNTEETETQYLIKWKGWSHIHNTWESEESLKAQKVKGLKKLDNFIKREREIKQWREYAGPEDIDYFECQLELQQELLKSYNNVERIIAEYEKPDSEHPDYYCKWESLPYAEATWEDGALIVKKWPVKIKEFRDREDSKRTPSKHCKVLKIRPKFHQLKGQPEYMGKGKDLVLRDYQMDGLNWMIHSWCKENSVILADEMGLGKTIQTICFLYYLFHTHQLHGPFLLVVPLSTMTSWQREMAQWAPDMNFVTYLGDVTSRNVIREYEWCYSSKRLKFNAILTTYEIVLKDKAFLGALNWAVLLVDEAHRLKNDDSLLYKALSEFHTNHRLLITGTPLQNSLKELWALLHFIMPAKFNSWEEFEKEHDNAAQKGYSKLHKQLEPFILRRVKKDVEKSLPAKVEQILRVEMTSLQKQYYKWILTKNYNALRKGVKGSTMTFLNIVIELKKCCNHAFLTKPTESERKDNNDDYLQQLIRGSGKLVLLDKLLVRLRETGHRVLIFSQMVRMLDILGEYLQKRHFPFQRLDGSIKGELRKQALDHFNAEGSPDFCFLLSTRAGGLGINLATADTVIIFDSDWNPQNDLQAQARAHRIGQKNQVNIYRLVTKNSVEEEIVERAKQKMVLDHLVIQRMDTTGRTVLDKKNAGTNNNPFNKEDLNAILKFGAEELFKDEEDGDEEPTCDIDEILRRAETRDEGPTTVGDELLSAFKVASFAAFEEESEPVNQPNDNDDESKDWAEIIPENFRKKVEEEEKSKEMEDLYLPPRSRKTLQQINQTGDGRGRKRKKTPDDSEEGEESGSEVEGSDDDRPKKRGRPRVTPRENIKSFTDVEIRRFVKSYKKFTAPLKRLDDIAADAELQEKPMSELRYLGEQLQSRCEACLSEFESTAKENKGEEEGKGPGRKRGRGPTFKMGGVMVNAKSFSAAVKELEPLDQALPSDAEQRANWHLDIKVKPANFDCDWNSEDDSRLLRGIYQHGMGSWEAIKTDASLKLGDKILPNGSKVQSKRVSARAEYLLKVLKKQMDFKHGVTRARKPRKPKEVKTAITKEIIEENESSGEESKKLKTKIDKILVKKEEDVIVKKEIKEEPEEASEEKKKEKKVKKDKKENKKTKKNKQTAGPMHFTANNEPRALDVLGDLDPSIFNECKEKMRPVKKALKALDRPDQSLSEAEQVAHTRHCLVQIGNQINTCLAEYKDPEQIKEWRSNLWYFVSKFTEFDAKKLYKLYKHATRKGGGDSNVSVTSSPEKKEDTSNSKKHEKSYDKHNDKQLADSSNKDRQIKRRIDDIEDSSNSSIPSKKHVTAINAMSNISNTSAVTIGAITITPITSTANSTSSTTNTTDTSRHKEQKDSKSKDMKRDRERDRDRDRSHNDRGMDRLNCGKDERIRRDSGSYNMGGHYSGSREDDHWILPRDTRDMRDGRFTDHKRDRFESYGRLSGGYHRDRERDRDRGMHINDKRSNFYRYPSGPPSYGYGPGSYGSGGGGYAPNDMPPSHFRGRGYPGDSYSNEWRPSKDYRRDYDRRPPPPNANS; this is encoded by the exons ACAGTTGAATCGGAATCTGGTAAGGAATCCGGATCTGACTCTGAAAACGAGAGCAAAAGTGACAGTTCCTCATCCGGGAGTAATTCGGGATCTGCCTCTGCTACAGATAG TGACTCTAGCTCTTCGAGCGGTTCTGGTTCTGGATCTGGTTCTGAATCTGATAAATCAGAGCAGTTGGATGCACCTGCACAAAGTGATAGTTTACAAAGCAAATCCTCTAATCACAGCACAGATGCAAAACTTAGGCTTAAAAATGAGTCTAGTCGTGAATGGGATGAGAATCCTGATATATATGGCATTAGGAGATCCGGACGTTCTAGAAAAGAACCTGAAAGACTTGCAACACAACGCGAAAGTGATAGTGAGGGTCGCaagagatataagaaaaaggg ttcACACAATTCATGGAATTCAGAAAGTTCAGAATCTGAATCTGATGAATCAGAAAATAGACGGCCACCACCTAGCAAGTCCTTGAACAGACGTGCGGCACAAAAGGCTAAAGAAAAAGCTAGAGCACGAAAAAAGCGTATTTCCGAATCTTCTGACAATTCTTCGTTTGATAGCGATGATAACAGAAG gCAAGTTACAAGGAGAACGGGTACTGCAGTTAGTTATAAAGAAGAGAGTGAAGAAGGTACTGATAGCGAAGATTTGGTTGAAATCGATGAAACAACAACTACAAATACAGAACCTGATAACGCGGAAACGGTTGAAAGAATTTTGGGacaaagaagaggaaagaagggtG TTACAGGAAATGTCACCACAATTTATGCAGTAGAAGAAAATGGTGATCCTAATCCAAAGGATTTAAATACCGAGGAGACTGAAacacaatatttaattaaatggaAAGGATGGTCGCATATACACAATACGTGGGAGTCAGAAGAATCTTTAAAAGCACAAAaa gttaaaggattaaaaaaattagataattttataaaacgagaacgagaaattAAACAATGGAGAGAGTATGCAGGACCTGAGGATATAGATTATTTTGAATGTCAGTTAGAGTTGCAACAAGAACTTTTgaaaagttataataatgTGGAAAGAATTATTG CTGAATATGAAAAGCCAGATTCTGAACATCCcgattattattgtaaatggGAAAGTTTGCCATATGCCGAGGCAACGTGGGAAGATGGAGCtttaatagttaaaaaatggccagtaaaaataaaagaatttcggGACAGAGAAGATTCCAAAAGGACACCGAGTAAACATTGCAAAGTCCTTAAAATCAGGCCCAAGTTTCATCAGCTAAAAGGACAGCCAGAATATATGGGTAAAGGAAAAGATTTAGTCCTGAGAGATTATCAAATGGACGGATTAAATTGGATGATCCATTCATGGTGCAAAGAAAATAg cGTTATCCTGGCAGACGAAATGGGTCTTGGAAAAACCATACAAACTATATGCTTCCTTTATTACCTATTTCATACTCATCAACTTCACGGACCGTTTTTATTAGTAGTACCTCTTTCAACAATGACTTCCTGGCAAAGAGAAATGGCCCAATGGGCACCCGACATGAACTTTGTTACGTATTTGGGTGACGTAACATCTCGAAATGTC ataagAGAATACGAATGGTGTTATAGttcaaaaagattaaaatttaatgcaATACTTACAACATATGAGATAGTACTTAAAGATAAAGCATTTTTGGGTGCCTTAAATTGGGCAGTGCTTTTAGTGGACGAAGCTCATAGATTAAAAAACGATGATTCTCTCCTTTATAAAGCTTTATCCGAATTTCATACCAATCATCGTCTTTTAATAACAGGTACTCCATTACAGAACAGTTTAAAGGAGTTATGGGCGTTACTTCATTTCATAATGCCTGCCAAATTTAATTCTTGGgaagaatttgaaaaagaacaCGACAATGCTGCCCAGAAAGGTTATTCTAAGTTACACAAACAGTTAGAACCTTTTATCTTAAGGCGTGTTAAAAAGGACGTAGAAAAATCATTACCTGCAAAAGTCGAGCAAATCTTACGCGTAGAAATGACTTCTTTGCAAAAACAATATTACAAGTGGATATTGACAAAAAACTATAACGCCTTGCGTAAAGGAGTTAAAGGATCTACTATGACGTTTCTCAACATAGTGATAGAACTTAAGAAATGTTGTAATCACGCTTTTTTAACAAAACCTACcgaaagcgaaagaaaagataataacgaCGATTATCTACAACAACTGATCAGAGGTTCAGGAAAATTGGTCCTTTTGGATAAATTGTTAGTGCGACTTCGTGAGACTGGACACAGAGTATTGATATTTAGTCAGATGGTAAGAATGTTGGATATTCTTGgagaatatttacaaaaacgACACTTCCCTTTCCAACGATTAGATGGAAGTATAAAAGGAGAATTGAGAAAGCAGGCGTTAGATCATTTTAATGCCGAAGGTTCGCcagatttttgtttcttgttatCGACCAGAGCTGGCGGACTCGGCATAAATCTTGCCACTGCTGACACCGTGATAATCTTCGACTCGGATTGGAACCCGCAAAACGATTTACAAGCACAAGCGAGAGCCCATCGAATTGGACAAAAAAATCAAGTTAACATATATCGATTGGTGACAAAAAATTCTGTAGAGGAGGAAATCGTTGAACGAGCGAAACAAAAAATGGTTCTCGATCATTTGGTCATTCAAAGAATGGATACAACTGGAAGAACGGtcttggataaaaaaaatgctGGGACCAACAATAACCCATTTAATAAAGAAGACTTAAATGCTATATTAAAATTTGGAGCAGAGGAATTATTCAAAGACGAGGAGGACGGAGACGAGGAGCCTACGTGCGACATCGATGAAATTTTAAGAAGAGCCGAAACTAGAGACGAAGGACCTACCACCGTAGGAGACGAACTGTTATCGGCATTCAAAGTTGCCAGTTTCGCTGCATTTGAGGAGGAATCGGAGCCAGTCAATCAACCtaacgacaatgacgacgaaaGTAAAGACTGGGCTGAGATAATAccagaaaattttcgaaaaaaagtcgaagaagaagaaaagtctaAGGAAATGGAAGATCTTTACCTTCCGCCAAGAAGTCGTAAGACTCTTCAACAAATTAATCAAACTGGCGATGGAAGAggtagaaagaggaaaaagacgCCGGATGACAGCGAGGAAGGTGAAGAGTCTGGAAGCGAAGTAGAAGGTAGCGACGACGACAGACCTAAAAAGAGAGGTAGACCAAGGGTCACGCCTCGCGAGAACATCAAGAGTTTCACGGATGTAGAAATTCGTAGATTCGTCAAAAGTTATAAGAAATTTACAGCGCCTTTAAAAAGACTGGACGATATCGCCGCGGACGCAGAATTGCAAGAGAAACCAATGTCGGAATTGCGTTATTTGGGTGAACAGCTGCAATCTCGTTGCGAGGCTTGCTTATCCGAATTTGAAAGTACCgcgaaagagaataaaggcGAGGAAGAGGGTAAAGGACCTGGTcgtaagagaggaagaggtcCTACATTTAAAATGGGCGGTGTTATGGTAAATGCAAAATCATTTTCTGCCGCCGTCAAAGAATTGGAACCATTGGATCAAGCACTTCCGTCAGATGCCGAACAAAGAGCCAATTGGCACCTTGACATCAAAGTAAAACCGGCGAACTTTGACTGCGATTGGAATTCCGAAGATGACTCTAGACTTTTGAGAGGCATATATCAGCATGGCATGGGTTCTTGGGAAGCCATTAAAACAGATGCTAGTTTAAAACTCGGTGATAAAATTCTTCCTAATGGTAGTAAAGTTCAATCTAAACGGGTGAGCGCTCGTGCTGAGTACTTGTTAAAAGTTCTTAAAAAGCAAATGGATTTCAAGCATGGCGTG ACCCGTGCAAGGAAACCTAGAAAACcaaaagaagtaaaaacaGCAATtactaaagaaataatagaagaaaatgagagttCAGGAGAAGAGAGTAAAAAGCTTAAGACAAAAATTGATAAA ATACTcgtaaagaaagaggaagacgttattgttaaaaaagagattaaagaaGAACCCGAGGAGGCGtctgaagagaaaaagaaggagaaaaaagttaagaaggataaaaaggaaaataagaagactaaaaaaaataaacaaactgCAGGACCGATGCATTTCACAGCAAACAACGAACCACGAGCTCTTGACGTTCTTGGTGATTTAGATCCATCTATATTCAATGAG TGCAAGGAGAAGATGCGTCCGGTGAAAAAAGCATTAAAAGCTTTGGATAGACCAGATCAATCGTTGAGCGAAGCAGAGCAAGTAGCCCATACACGCCACTGTCTAGTTCAAATCGGAAATCAAATTAATACTTGTCTTGCAGAATACAAGGATCCTGAGCAAATTAAAGAATGGCGAAGTAACTTATGGTATTTTGTATCAAAATTTACAGAATTTGATGCTAAAAagctatataaattatataagcaTGCAACGAGAAAAGGTGGCGGTGATAGTAATGTAAGTGTAACATCTAGTCctgaaaagaaggaagacaCGAGTAATTCAAAG AAACATGAAAAATCATATGACAAACATAACGACAAACAATTAGCGGATTCCAGTAATAAAGATCGCCAAATTAAGCGTAGAATCGATGACATAGAAGATAGTTCTAACAGCAGTATCCCAAGTAAGAAACATGTTACAGCTATTAATGCGATGAGCAATATTAGCAACACCTCAGCTGTTACTATCGGTGCTATTACAATTACTCCTATAACATCAACTGCAAACTCTACGTCGAGTACAACTAATACAACGGATACGTCAAGGcacaaagaacaaaaagattcAAAGTCGAAAGATATGAAACGGGATCGAGaacgagacagagatagagacagaagtCACAATGATAGAGGCATGGACAGATTAAATTGTGGAAAAGATGAACGGATCAGAAGGGATAGTGGTAGTTATAATATGGGTGGACATTATAGTGGGAGTAGAGAAGACGATCATTGGATTTTACCTAGGGACACAAGAGATATGAGAGATGGAAG ATTTACGGATCACAAACGTGATAGATTTGAATCTTACGGACGTTTGTCTGGTGGATATCAtcgagacagagaaagagatagagatcgTGGTATgcatataaacgataaaagaag TAATTTTTATAGGTATCCATCTGGACCACCAAGCTATGGATACGGTCCAGGTAGCTATGGAAGTGGAGGTGGCGGCTACGCACCAAATGACATGCCACCAAGCCATTTTAGAGGTCGAGGATATCCAGGAGATAGTTATTCGAATGAATGGCGACCTAGTAAGGATTATAGAAGAGATTATGATAGGAGGCCGCCACCACCAAATGCCAATTCCTAG
- the LOC127072559 gene encoding chromodomain-helicase-DNA-binding protein 1 isoform X6: protein MTKHRVSKPRAALPFPVRCATGLWKTVESESGKESGSDSENESKSDSSSSGSNSGSASATDSSHNSWNSESSESESDESENRRPPPSKSLNRRAAQKAKEKARARKKRISESSDNSSFDSDDNRRQVTRRTGTAVSYKEESEEGTDSEDLVEIDETTTTNTEPDNAETVERILGQRRGKKGVTGNVTTIYAVEENGDPNPKDLNTEETETQYLIKWKGWSHIHNTWESEESLKAQKVKGLKKLDNFIKREREIKQWREYAGPEDIDYFECQLELQQELLKSYNNVERIIAEYEKPDSEHPDYYCKWESLPYAEATWEDGALIVKKWPVKIKEFRDREDSKRTPSKHCKVLKIRPKFHQLKGQPEYMGKGKDLVLRDYQMDGLNWMIHSWCKENSVILADEMGLGKTIQTICFLYYLFHTHQLHGPFLLVVPLSTMTSWQREMAQWAPDMNFVTYLGDVTSRNVIREYEWCYSSKRLKFNAILTTYEIVLKDKAFLGALNWAVLLVDEAHRLKNDDSLLYKALSEFHTNHRLLITGTPLQNSLKELWALLHFIMPAKFNSWEEFEKEHDNAAQKGYSKLHKQLEPFILRRVKKDVEKSLPAKVEQILRVEMTSLQKQYYKWILTKNYNALRKGVKGSTMTFLNIVIELKKCCNHAFLTKPTESERKDNNDDYLQQLIRGSGKLVLLDKLLVRLRETGHRVLIFSQMVRMLDILGEYLQKRHFPFQRLDGSIKGELRKQALDHFNAEGSPDFCFLLSTRAGGLGINLATADTVIIFDSDWNPQNDLQAQARAHRIGQKNQVNIYRLVTKNSVEEEIVERAKQKMVLDHLVIQRMDTTGRTVLDKKNAGTNNNPFNKEDLNAILKFGAEELFKDEEDGDEEPTCDIDEILRRAETRDEGPTTVGDELLSAFKVASFAAFEEESEPVNQPNDNDDESKDWAEIIPENFRKKVEEEEKSKEMEDLYLPPRSRKTLQQINQTGDGRGRKRKKTPDDSEEGEESGSEVEGSDDDRPKKRGRPRVTPRENIKSFTDVEIRRFVKSYKKFTAPLKRLDDIAADAELQEKPMSELRYLGEQLQSRCEACLSEFESTAKENKGEEEGKGPGRKRGRGPTFKMGGVMVNAKSFSAAVKELEPLDQALPSDAEQRANWHLDIKVKPANFDCDWNSEDDSRLLRGIYQHGMGSWEAIKTDASLKLGDKILPNGSKVQSKRVSARAEYLLKVLKKQMDFKHGVTRARKPRKPKEVKTAITKEIIEENESSGEESKKLKTKIDKILVKKEEDVIVKKEIKEEPEEASEEKKKEKKVKKDKKENKKTKKNKQTAGPMHFTANNEPRALDVLGDLDPSIFNECKEKMRPVKKALKALDRPDQSLSEAEQVAHTRHCLVQIGNQINTCLAEYKDPEQIKEWRSNLWYFVSKFTEFDAKKLYKLYKHATRKGGGDSNVSVTSSPEKKEDTSNSKKHEKSYDKHNDKQLADSSNKDRQIKRRIDDIEDSSNSSIPSKKHVTAINAMSNISNTSAVTIGAITITPITSTANSTSSTTNTTDTSRHKEQKDSKSKDMKRDRERDRDRDRSHNDRGMDRLNCGKDERIRRDSGSYNMGGHYSGSREDDHWILPRDTRDMRDGRFTDHKRDRFESYGRLSGGYHRDRERDRDRGMHINDKRSNFYRYPSGPPSYGYGPGSYGSGGGGYAPNDMPPSHFRGRGYPGDSYSNEWRPSKDYRRDYDRRPPPPNANS, encoded by the exons ACAGTTGAATCGGAATCTGGTAAGGAATCCGGATCTGACTCTGAAAACGAGAGCAAAAGTGACAGTTCCTCATCCGGGAGTAATTCGGGATCTGCCTCTGCTACAGATAG ttcACACAATTCATGGAATTCAGAAAGTTCAGAATCTGAATCTGATGAATCAGAAAATAGACGGCCACCACCTAGCAAGTCCTTGAACAGACGTGCGGCACAAAAGGCTAAAGAAAAAGCTAGAGCACGAAAAAAGCGTATTTCCGAATCTTCTGACAATTCTTCGTTTGATAGCGATGATAACAGAAG gCAAGTTACAAGGAGAACGGGTACTGCAGTTAGTTATAAAGAAGAGAGTGAAGAAGGTACTGATAGCGAAGATTTGGTTGAAATCGATGAAACAACAACTACAAATACAGAACCTGATAACGCGGAAACGGTTGAAAGAATTTTGGGacaaagaagaggaaagaagggtG TTACAGGAAATGTCACCACAATTTATGCAGTAGAAGAAAATGGTGATCCTAATCCAAAGGATTTAAATACCGAGGAGACTGAAacacaatatttaattaaatggaAAGGATGGTCGCATATACACAATACGTGGGAGTCAGAAGAATCTTTAAAAGCACAAAaa gttaaaggattaaaaaaattagataattttataaaacgagaacgagaaattAAACAATGGAGAGAGTATGCAGGACCTGAGGATATAGATTATTTTGAATGTCAGTTAGAGTTGCAACAAGAACTTTTgaaaagttataataatgTGGAAAGAATTATTG CTGAATATGAAAAGCCAGATTCTGAACATCCcgattattattgtaaatggGAAAGTTTGCCATATGCCGAGGCAACGTGGGAAGATGGAGCtttaatagttaaaaaatggccagtaaaaataaaagaatttcggGACAGAGAAGATTCCAAAAGGACACCGAGTAAACATTGCAAAGTCCTTAAAATCAGGCCCAAGTTTCATCAGCTAAAAGGACAGCCAGAATATATGGGTAAAGGAAAAGATTTAGTCCTGAGAGATTATCAAATGGACGGATTAAATTGGATGATCCATTCATGGTGCAAAGAAAATAg cGTTATCCTGGCAGACGAAATGGGTCTTGGAAAAACCATACAAACTATATGCTTCCTTTATTACCTATTTCATACTCATCAACTTCACGGACCGTTTTTATTAGTAGTACCTCTTTCAACAATGACTTCCTGGCAAAGAGAAATGGCCCAATGGGCACCCGACATGAACTTTGTTACGTATTTGGGTGACGTAACATCTCGAAATGTC ataagAGAATACGAATGGTGTTATAGttcaaaaagattaaaatttaatgcaATACTTACAACATATGAGATAGTACTTAAAGATAAAGCATTTTTGGGTGCCTTAAATTGGGCAGTGCTTTTAGTGGACGAAGCTCATAGATTAAAAAACGATGATTCTCTCCTTTATAAAGCTTTATCCGAATTTCATACCAATCATCGTCTTTTAATAACAGGTACTCCATTACAGAACAGTTTAAAGGAGTTATGGGCGTTACTTCATTTCATAATGCCTGCCAAATTTAATTCTTGGgaagaatttgaaaaagaacaCGACAATGCTGCCCAGAAAGGTTATTCTAAGTTACACAAACAGTTAGAACCTTTTATCTTAAGGCGTGTTAAAAAGGACGTAGAAAAATCATTACCTGCAAAAGTCGAGCAAATCTTACGCGTAGAAATGACTTCTTTGCAAAAACAATATTACAAGTGGATATTGACAAAAAACTATAACGCCTTGCGTAAAGGAGTTAAAGGATCTACTATGACGTTTCTCAACATAGTGATAGAACTTAAGAAATGTTGTAATCACGCTTTTTTAACAAAACCTACcgaaagcgaaagaaaagataataacgaCGATTATCTACAACAACTGATCAGAGGTTCAGGAAAATTGGTCCTTTTGGATAAATTGTTAGTGCGACTTCGTGAGACTGGACACAGAGTATTGATATTTAGTCAGATGGTAAGAATGTTGGATATTCTTGgagaatatttacaaaaacgACACTTCCCTTTCCAACGATTAGATGGAAGTATAAAAGGAGAATTGAGAAAGCAGGCGTTAGATCATTTTAATGCCGAAGGTTCGCcagatttttgtttcttgttatCGACCAGAGCTGGCGGACTCGGCATAAATCTTGCCACTGCTGACACCGTGATAATCTTCGACTCGGATTGGAACCCGCAAAACGATTTACAAGCACAAGCGAGAGCCCATCGAATTGGACAAAAAAATCAAGTTAACATATATCGATTGGTGACAAAAAATTCTGTAGAGGAGGAAATCGTTGAACGAGCGAAACAAAAAATGGTTCTCGATCATTTGGTCATTCAAAGAATGGATACAACTGGAAGAACGGtcttggataaaaaaaatgctGGGACCAACAATAACCCATTTAATAAAGAAGACTTAAATGCTATATTAAAATTTGGAGCAGAGGAATTATTCAAAGACGAGGAGGACGGAGACGAGGAGCCTACGTGCGACATCGATGAAATTTTAAGAAGAGCCGAAACTAGAGACGAAGGACCTACCACCGTAGGAGACGAACTGTTATCGGCATTCAAAGTTGCCAGTTTCGCTGCATTTGAGGAGGAATCGGAGCCAGTCAATCAACCtaacgacaatgacgacgaaaGTAAAGACTGGGCTGAGATAATAccagaaaattttcgaaaaaaagtcgaagaagaagaaaagtctaAGGAAATGGAAGATCTTTACCTTCCGCCAAGAAGTCGTAAGACTCTTCAACAAATTAATCAAACTGGCGATGGAAGAggtagaaagaggaaaaagacgCCGGATGACAGCGAGGAAGGTGAAGAGTCTGGAAGCGAAGTAGAAGGTAGCGACGACGACAGACCTAAAAAGAGAGGTAGACCAAGGGTCACGCCTCGCGAGAACATCAAGAGTTTCACGGATGTAGAAATTCGTAGATTCGTCAAAAGTTATAAGAAATTTACAGCGCCTTTAAAAAGACTGGACGATATCGCCGCGGACGCAGAATTGCAAGAGAAACCAATGTCGGAATTGCGTTATTTGGGTGAACAGCTGCAATCTCGTTGCGAGGCTTGCTTATCCGAATTTGAAAGTACCgcgaaagagaataaaggcGAGGAAGAGGGTAAAGGACCTGGTcgtaagagaggaagaggtcCTACATTTAAAATGGGCGGTGTTATGGTAAATGCAAAATCATTTTCTGCCGCCGTCAAAGAATTGGAACCATTGGATCAAGCACTTCCGTCAGATGCCGAACAAAGAGCCAATTGGCACCTTGACATCAAAGTAAAACCGGCGAACTTTGACTGCGATTGGAATTCCGAAGATGACTCTAGACTTTTGAGAGGCATATATCAGCATGGCATGGGTTCTTGGGAAGCCATTAAAACAGATGCTAGTTTAAAACTCGGTGATAAAATTCTTCCTAATGGTAGTAAAGTTCAATCTAAACGGGTGAGCGCTCGTGCTGAGTACTTGTTAAAAGTTCTTAAAAAGCAAATGGATTTCAAGCATGGCGTG ACCCGTGCAAGGAAACCTAGAAAACcaaaagaagtaaaaacaGCAATtactaaagaaataatagaagaaaatgagagttCAGGAGAAGAGAGTAAAAAGCTTAAGACAAAAATTGATAAA ATACTcgtaaagaaagaggaagacgttattgttaaaaaagagattaaagaaGAACCCGAGGAGGCGtctgaagagaaaaagaaggagaaaaaagttaagaaggataaaaaggaaaataagaagactaaaaaaaataaacaaactgCAGGACCGATGCATTTCACAGCAAACAACGAACCACGAGCTCTTGACGTTCTTGGTGATTTAGATCCATCTATATTCAATGAG TGCAAGGAGAAGATGCGTCCGGTGAAAAAAGCATTAAAAGCTTTGGATAGACCAGATCAATCGTTGAGCGAAGCAGAGCAAGTAGCCCATACACGCCACTGTCTAGTTCAAATCGGAAATCAAATTAATACTTGTCTTGCAGAATACAAGGATCCTGAGCAAATTAAAGAATGGCGAAGTAACTTATGGTATTTTGTATCAAAATTTACAGAATTTGATGCTAAAAagctatataaattatataagcaTGCAACGAGAAAAGGTGGCGGTGATAGTAATGTAAGTGTAACATCTAGTCctgaaaagaaggaagacaCGAGTAATTCAAAG AAACATGAAAAATCATATGACAAACATAACGACAAACAATTAGCGGATTCCAGTAATAAAGATCGCCAAATTAAGCGTAGAATCGATGACATAGAAGATAGTTCTAACAGCAGTATCCCAAGTAAGAAACATGTTACAGCTATTAATGCGATGAGCAATATTAGCAACACCTCAGCTGTTACTATCGGTGCTATTACAATTACTCCTATAACATCAACTGCAAACTCTACGTCGAGTACAACTAATACAACGGATACGTCAAGGcacaaagaacaaaaagattcAAAGTCGAAAGATATGAAACGGGATCGAGaacgagacagagatagagacagaagtCACAATGATAGAGGCATGGACAGATTAAATTGTGGAAAAGATGAACGGATCAGAAGGGATAGTGGTAGTTATAATATGGGTGGACATTATAGTGGGAGTAGAGAAGACGATCATTGGATTTTACCTAGGGACACAAGAGATATGAGAGATGGAAG ATTTACGGATCACAAACGTGATAGATTTGAATCTTACGGACGTTTGTCTGGTGGATATCAtcgagacagagaaagagatagagatcgTGGTATgcatataaacgataaaagaag TAATTTTTATAGGTATCCATCTGGACCACCAAGCTATGGATACGGTCCAGGTAGCTATGGAAGTGGAGGTGGCGGCTACGCACCAAATGACATGCCACCAAGCCATTTTAGAGGTCGAGGATATCCAGGAGATAGTTATTCGAATGAATGGCGACCTAGTAAGGATTATAGAAGAGATTATGATAGGAGGCCGCCACCACCAAATGCCAATTCCTAG